A DNA window from Vigna unguiculata cultivar IT97K-499-35 chromosome 10, ASM411807v1, whole genome shotgun sequence contains the following coding sequences:
- the LOC114166860 gene encoding scarecrow-like protein 6 codes for MKAMPLPFEEFQGKGLLDFSSASDSFSLLLHHPQPKWTIDKEDYCYVGSTEPTSVLDSRRSPSPPTSSSTMSSSLGSNSTSKGGGSGTSATTTTTTGAAALTPSDNNNNNPPPDSSPEKCGIRMDDWEGQDQSILRLIMGDVEDPSAGLSKLLQNTACPSQSVDFNAGFGVVDQGLNMVSAAIDPSGNYPAGFPFIAENIESHNGKPASVSAQVSESVVFSANNPLMVSSSVSPGVFSSQQPQHEFGVVDEKPQVINPQFMLNQNQVQFSENPSFFVPMMYPQVQEQQVFPQHHQAKRPLFDTIGHNYQAPRLPLLDSGQEMFGRRQQTQLPLFPHHIQQQQQQQQHQSIVMPSAKQQKVSSAGDDASHQLQQAIFDQLYKTAELIEAGNPVHAQGILARLNHQLSPIGKPFQRAAFYMKEALMSLLHSNPHTFMAFSPISFIFKIGAYKSFSEISPVLQFANFTCNQALIEAVERFDRIHVIDFDIGFGVQWSSFMQEIALRSTATPSLKVTAIVSPSTCDEVELNFTKENLMQYAKDINVSFEFSVLNIESLHSPSSPLLGQFFDNEAIAVNMPVSSFTNNPSLFPSALHFVKQLRPKVVVTLDRICDRIDVSLPTNAVHVLQCYSALLDSLDAVNVNLDVLQKIERHFIQPAIKKIILGHHHSQEKLPPWRNLFLQSGFSPFTFSNFTEAQAECLVQRAPVRGFHVERKPSSLVLCWQRKELISVSTWRC; via the coding sequence ATGAAGGCCATGCCCTTGCCTTTTGAGGAATTTCAAGGGAAGGGATTGTTGGATTTCTCTTCGGcctcagattcattttcactgcTTTTGCATCATCCACAACCAAAGTGGACCATAGACAAAGAGGATTATTGCTATGTGGGCAGCACTGAGCCCACCTCAGTTCTTGACTCCAGAAGAAGCCCAAGCCCTCCCACTTCCTCCTCTACAATGTCCTCTTCTCTTGGCAGCAACAGCACCAGCAAGGGTGGTGGCAGTGGCACTTCagccaccaccactaccaccactgGTGCTGCAGCCCTTACACCCtctgacaacaacaacaacaaccctCCTCCTGATTCCAGCCCTGAAAAATGTGGCATCAGGATGGATGACTGGGAGGGTCAAGATCAATCCATTCTCAGGCTAATCATGGGGGATGTTGAAGACCCTTCTGCTGGATTGAGCAAGCTCTTGCAAAACACTGCCTGTCCCTCTCAAAGTGTTGATTTCAATGCAGGCTTTGGTGTTGTGGATCAAGGGTTGAATATGGTGAGTGCTGCTATTGACCCTTCAGGGAATTACCCTGCTGGTTTCCCTTTCATTGCTGAGAATATTGAATCCCACAATGGCAAGCCTGCTTCTGTGTCTGCCCAGGTTTCAGAATCTGTTGTTTTTTCTGCCAATAATCCTCTTATGGTGTCATCATCTGTGTCTCCTGGTGTGTTCTCTTCTCAGCAGCCGCAGCATGAGTTTGGAGTGGTGGATGAGAAGCCTCAGGTTATCAACCCCCAGTTCATGTTAAACCAGAACCAAGTTCAGTTCTCAGAGAACCCTTCTTTCTTTGTGCCAATGATGTATCCCCAGGTTCAGGAGCAGCAGGTTTTCCCTCAGCATCATCAAGCAAAACGCCCTCTCTTTGACACAATTGGGCACAATTATCAGGCTCCAAGGTTGCCCCTTTTGGATTCTGGGCAAGAGATGTTTGGCAGGAGGCAGCAAACACAGCTTCCATTATTTCCTCACCATAtccaacagcaacaacaacaacaacaacatcaatcAATTGTTATGCCTTCTGCTAAACAGCAGAAGGTGAGTTCCGCCGGAGACGATGCAAGCCACCAGCTTCAGCAGGCTATATTTGATCAGTTATACAAAACTGCTGAGCTGATAGAAGCTGGTAATCCGGTTCATGCGCAAGGGATATTGGCGCGGCTCAATCACCAGCTCTCCCCAATTGGTAAGCCTTTTCAGAGGGCTGCTTTCTACATGAAGGAGGCCTTGATGTCACTGCTTCATTCAAATCCTCACACTTTCATGGCTTTCTCACCAATCAGTTTCATATTCAAAATCGGAGCTTACAAGTCCTTTTCTGAGATATCACCTGTTCTTCAGTTTGCCAATTTTACCTGTAACCAAGCCCTCATTGAAGCTGTAGAAAGGTTCGACCGAATTCATGTCATTGATTTTGATATTGGGTTCGGAGTGCAGTGGTCATCTTTCATGCAAGAAATTGCCTTGAGAAGCACTGCTACACCTTCCCTCAAAGTCACTGCCATTGTGTCACCCTCCACTTGTGATGAGGTTGAACTCAATTTTACCAaagaaaatttgatgcaataCGCCAAGGACATCAACGTGTCTTTTGAGTTCAGTGTTCTCAACATTGAATCATTGCACTCCCCTTCTTCTCCACTGCTTGGCCAGTTCTTTGACAATGAGGCCATTGCTGTGAACATGCCAGTTTCAAGTTTCACAAACAATCCATCGTTGTTCCCTTCAGCTCTTCACTTTGTGAAGCAGCTCAGGCCAAAGGTTGTGGTCACATTGGACAGAATCTGTGATCGAATTGACGTGTCACTTCCCACAAATGCAGTCCACGTTCTCCAATGTTATTCAGCCTTGTTGGATTCCCTGGACGCTGTGAATGTGAATCTTGATGTTCTTCAAAAGATTGAGAGGCATTTCATTCAACCAGCCATCAAGAAAATCATCCTTGGCCACCACCATTCTCAAGAGAAACTCCCTCCATGGAGAAACCTCTTTCTACAATCTGGATTTTCTCCATTCACATTCAGCAACTTCACTGAAGCTCAAGCTGAGTGTTTAGTTCAGAGGGCACCTGTGAGGGGATTTCACGTGGAAAGAAAGCCTTCATCTCTTGTTCTGTGCTGGCAGAGGAAAGAACTCATCTCTGTTTCTACTTGGAGATGCTGA